In Physeter macrocephalus isolate SW-GA chromosome 2, ASM283717v5, whole genome shotgun sequence, a single window of DNA contains:
- the TNFSF9 gene encoding tumor necrosis factor ligand superfamily member 9 codes for RTWAVPGAPASPAPGSTRSPRLPEGLEWTPDARTRLPDSPQGVFAQLVVADGGQLTEGPLHWCSEPGMTGVTLAPGVTYDKHTHEVVVAQAGVYYVFLHLALKRAMASNGNSSDSVSVALHLQPLHSRAAALALTLDLPPPSLRNSASGFRSGLLYLDAGQRLSVHLSLAVQEPRAWQLSADATVLGLFHVATQVSTGVPLVQLM; via the exons CGCACCTGGGCCGTGCCCGGGGCCCCTGCATCGCCGGCCCCCGGCTCCACGCGCAGCCCAAGGCTCCCGGAGGGCCTGGAGTGGACGCCCGACGCCCGCACCCGCCTCCCCGACTCTCCGCAG GGCGTGTTCGCGCAGCTGGTGGTGGCCGACGGTG GACAGCTGACCGAAGGGCCCCTGCACTGGTGCAGCGAGCCGGGGATGACAGGTGTGACCCTGGCGCCCGGTGTGACCTATGACAAGCACACACACGAGGTGGTGGTGGCCCAGGCCGGAGTCTACTATGTTTTCTTGCACTTGGCGCTGAAGCGTGCGATGGCCAGCAACGGCAACAGCTCCGACTCCGTCTCCGTGGCCCTGCACCTGCAGCCTCTCCACAGTAGGGCTGCTGCCCTGGCCCTGACCTTGGACCTGCCACCCCCATCCTTGAGGAACTCAGCATCTGGTTTCCGGAGTGGCCTGCTGTACCTGGATGCCGGACAGCGCCTGAGCGTCCACCTGAGCCTCGCGGTCCAGGAGCCTCGCGCCTGGCAGCTCTCGGCGGACGCCACGGTCTTGGGCCTCTTCCACGTGGCCACCCAAGTCTCCACTGGAGTCCCCTTGGTACAGCTGATGTGA